The DNA window TGGTGCGCGAGACGAAGAAGAAGGAGAGGCGCGGGGCGAAGTCGTCGACGTCCATGCCCGCCGCGACGGCGGTACGGACGTACTCGATGCCGTCGGCGAGCGTGAACGCGATCTCCTGCGCGGGCGACGCCCCGGCCTCCGCCATGTGGTAGCCGGAGATCGAGATCGTGTTCCACTTCGGGATCTCGGCCTTGCAGTACTTGAAGATGTCCGCGATCAGGCGCAGGGACGGCTTGGGCGGGAAGATGTACGTCCCGCGCGCGATGTACTCCTTCAGCACGTCGTTCTGGATCGTGCCGGTCAGCTTGTCGGCCGGTACGCCCTGCTCCTCGCCGACCAGCTGGTACATCAGCAGCAGGAGCGCGGCGGGCGCGTTGATCGTCATCGACGTGGAGACCTTGTCCAGCGGGATCCCGCCGAACAGGACGCGCATGTCGTCGATCGAGTCGATCGCCACACCGACCTTGCCGACCTCGCCGCTCGCGATCGCCGCGTCGCTGTCGTGACCCATCTGGGTCGGCAGGTCGAAGGCGACCGACAGGCCCATCGTGCCGTTGGCGATCAGCTGCTTGTAGCGGGCGTTGGACTCGGTGGCCGTGCCGAAGCCCGCGTACTGGCGCATGGTCCAGGGGCGGCCCGTATACATCGACGGGTACACGCCTCGCGTGAAGGGGTACTGGCCGGGCTCGCCCAGCTTCTCCGCGGGGTCCCAGCCCTCCAGGGCGTCCGGCCCGTACACCGGCTCAATAGGCAGTCCCGACTCCGACTCGCGCGCCATCTGCTGTGCCTCCCGCTGAACGTACTGGCTGGTAATGAACCGACCCTCGCGACGGACTGTAGCGGCGGGCGTGCGGCGGGTGGAGAGCCGCAGCCTGGGACCTTGCTCACAACAACGTAGCTCTTCCCGTCATGCGGTGCTTTCGCAACCGGGCGGAGCGGGAAACAGTCTTCACAGACATACGAGATACCGGGGCGGGGCGGGATGGACGAGAAGCAGCGGTACCGGGGGCCCATACGCGGACGAAGGGCGGCGGCAGCGGCCGCCACCGCCGCCGTGGTGGCCCTGACGGCGGGGTGTACGGCGCAGGCGAGCGGAGCCGGAGCGCCGGGCGGCACGCGACCGGGGCAGCGGTTTCCGCCCGCCGGACGGGGCGGCGGCCGGACCGGCGGACAAACCGGTGAGCGCCCCCACAGCGGCGCCCACCGGGTCCGCGGAGCAGTCGCCCGGCGCCGCCGCGAACGCCTCCCCGGCGGCCACGCGGCCGGCGTCGCCGTCCGGGGCCGGGCCCACCACCCGGCCGCCGGCGCCCAGGGTGTTCCTGGCGCGCGGGGCCGAGGGCGACCCCGTACGCGAACTCCAGGCCCGGCTCCGCCAGATCGGCCACTTCACCCGCACCCCCACCGGCCACTACGGCTCCGTCACGGCGGCCGCCGTCACGTCCTTCCAGGGCAAGCGCGCCCTGCCCCGCACCGGAACGACCGACACGGTCACCTGGGACAGGCTGCTCGGGATGACCAGGAAGCCGACCCGCGCCGAACTGCACCCCACGACCGCCGACCCGGTGGCCGCCCCCGACCCGCGCTGCCTGACGGGCCGGGTCCTGTGCGTCAGCAAAACCAGCCGCACGCTGTCCTGGATGATCGACGGGCGGGTCGTCTCGGCGATGGACGTGCGATTCGGGTCGCAGTACACGCCCACCCGCGAGGGGACGTTCGAGGTGTACTGGAAATCCCGGCACCACGTCTCGACGCTGTACGACAGCCCCATGCCGTACGCCCTGTTCTTCAGCGGCGGGCAGGCCGTCCACTACTCGTCGGACTTCGCGGCGCGCGGCTACGGCGGTGCGTCGCACGGCTGCGTCAACGTGCGGGACGAGGGGAAGATCGCGAGCCTCTTCGGGCAGGTGCGCAACGGCGACAAGGTCGTCATCCACTGGTAGCCGGGCGGGCCGGCGGCGGAGAGGCCTCGGAAGAGGAAGAGGAGAAGTGGCGCGGGCGGGACCGGGGGAACGTGTCCCGCCCGCGCCTGTTGCGCGGAGCCGAAGGTACGGGGGGAACCCCGGCTCGTCGCGCTGCCGATGACCAGTCGGCTCACTCTGTACTGCGTCACTGGCTCAAAAAACGTCACACCCCGCTGTGCGGTGGGGGAAAAGCGCAGGTCAGCGCGGTGTGTGGCGAGTGGGCCGGGGCGGCGCGGGCGCTTGCCGGCGGGCCGGGTCGGCGCGGTGGGGCCCCGGTGCGGCGGGCCGGTCAGCCCTGCTGGGACGAGGCGCCGACGGGCGCGGCGGACGGCTCGACCGTCGTCGGCGTGGACGGCGGGGTGTACGCGATCGACGGCATCCGGCGGTGCACACCTTCCGGGGCGCCCTGGCTCCCGTCGGTCCCGTCGCTCCCGCCGTTCTTGTCGGCGTCGCCCCGGCCGTCGTCGCGGCCCTCGCCGCCCGCGTCGCCGCCGGTGCGGCCTGCTCCGGGATCGCCCGCGCCGTCGTCGCTGCCGCCGGACCCGTCCCCGGAGCCGTCCCCGTCCAGGAGGCGGTCGCAGAAGCGCTCCACCCGGTCGGCGCCCTTGGCGGCCGCCTCCAGGCGTCGTTCGCGGTCGGGTGCGAGATCGCCGGAGCGGTAGTCCTGGCAGGCTTTGGCGGTCTTGCGATACCAGTCGCGGGAGTCCGCAGCCTCGCCGGCGCCGTCATCCGTTCCCGGTACGTCGTCGCCCGTCCGGCCGGGGAGCGTGGGAAGCACTCCGGTGCCGGACCCGGGTGAGGACTCGTGCGTACCGGCGCCCGCGCCTTCCCCGGAGCCGTCCCCGCTGCCCGGACCGCGGTGATCGCCGTCGGGGGTGCCGGTGGTTTCCGGGGTGGGCCCGCCGGGCTCGCCGGGTGCGGCGGTGGTGGTCCCGGGGTTGACGGGCGGCGGCGTGGCGGCGGCGGACACGGTGGACGCGGGCGCCGGGCCGCTGTCGCGGCCGAAGGGGCTGGGCAGTACGCCCGTGCCCGCCGCCACCGCGACGCCGCCGAGCGCGACACCTGCGAGTGCCCCGGCCAGTCCGATCCGTACGGGGCGGGCCCAGCGCACCGGCACGGCCGCCCTGCGTCCGATACGTATCGTGGAGAAGCCTTCGGGGGACGCGGCCCTCGCCGTGCGGAACGCCGCCAGCGCGGCCGCCTCGCCGGGGAGTTCCCGCGCCTCGTGGCCGCCGGCCCGGGCGACGCCGTCCAGTGCCGCCGTCAGGCGCTCGGCCTCGGCGCGTGCGTGTTCGCCGAGCGGCCCGACCGGCTCTCCGCGGAGCAGTCGCTCCGCCGCGTCCTTGTCGAGCCACTCGTAACGCTCGTCGGCCATCACATGTCCTTCTGCGTCCGCGCGCATGAATGCGTCACACCGGCGGAAGTCACCTGCCCCGGTCGCGGACGTCGCTGGGGCGGTACGGCGCCGAGCTCCGGCCTTCCGCCGGCCGGGCCCGCAACGGTACCGCTGACGGCCTCACCGCCTTCGCCGCCGATCCCCCCGCCGCCGCCCACGAGGGCGGCGTCCACGGCGGCGGCGTCCGCCGCGTTCAGCAGCTCCGCCAGCCGCTTCAGACCGCGGTGCGCGGCTGTCCGTACGGCGCCGGGGCGCTTGCCGAGGGTCTGGGCGGCGCTCTTCGCGTCGAGCCCGACGACGACGCGCAGGACGACGGCCTCGGCCTGGTCCTGCGGGAGCTGGGCGATGAGGGCGAGGGTGTCACCCGTGGCCAGGGCTTCCATCGCCTCGCCGGCGGTGTCGGAGGCGCCCGGCTTCGCGGCCAGTTCCGTCTCGTCACCGCCGACGACGGGTCGCCTGCCGCGCATCCGGATGTGGTCGAGAGCGCGGTTGCGCGCTATGCGCGCCGCCCAGCCCCGGAACCGGTCGGCGTCACCGCTGAACCGGTCGAGGTCGCGGGCTATCTGGAGCCACGCTTCGGAGGCGACGTCCTCTGCCTCCGGGTCGCCGACCAGCGTTCGTATGTAGCCCAACAGCCGCGGGTGCACGGCGCGGTACACAGTACGGAAGGCGTCTTCGTTCCCGTCCTGCGCCGCGAGCACCGCGGTGGTCAGCTCCGCGTCGTCCCCCCGCACTCCCTCAACCTGTTCCAAGTCGCAGCTGGTCACCACTGCCGCGCAGCTCCGCGCGAACCAGCACGCTACGGCGTTCCGAGGGGTCGCGTCCACGTCTTGTACAACGCGCAACTGCCTGCTGACAGAGAGCGCTGTGACAGAAAACGCATCCCCGGCGCTGAGAGTAGTACGGGCCGCCGCACGGTCCGCGGACGGCGACCGGGGCCTCTCCTGTGGGGGGTGGCGGCCCCGGTCGTCCTTCCTCGGCCGGCGGCGGCCCCATCTTGCGCCTTCGGGGCCCGCGTCACCGCGCGCGGGTTCCGCCCACGCCGTCGCCACGGGTGCCGCTGCCGCCCGGCCGGCCGCCGTCGCCGCTGTCGCCCTCGTCCTCGCCCGCACCCGCGGGCTTCGCGGCATCGTCGGGGTTCGCGGGATCCGCTGCCGTGCCGTCGTCCGGCTCGGCCTCGTCGTCCGGCTTGGCGTCGTCCGGCTTGGCGCCGTCGTCCTGCCCGGCCCGCGGCTGGTCAGGGATTCCGGACGAGGCGGCCGGCTTCGGGGTCTTCGAGCCCTTCGGTGCCTTGGTTGCGCCCTTGTCCCCCGCTCCCTGCCCCGGCGGCCGTTCCCCGCTCTCCAGCACGCCCTCGCAGTACTCCTCCACCGTCAGTCCGGCGTCGGCGGCGCCGGCCGCCAGCGGGGCGGGAGCCGCACCTGGGCCGGAGGCCGAGCGCCCGAGGGACACCAGGTACGCGACGCAGTGCGCCACGTCGTCCCCCGTCCGGGGCGGGCGCGCGGCGCCGGAGCGGGTGACGCCGGCCGACGGAAGGCGTGCCGCCCCCGCCCCGTCCTCGCCCGCCCGCTTC is part of the Streptomyces agglomeratus genome and encodes:
- a CDS encoding L,D-transpeptidase family protein → MSAPTAAPTGSAEQSPGAAANASPAATRPASPSGAGPTTRPPAPRVFLARGAEGDPVRELQARLRQIGHFTRTPTGHYGSVTAAAVTSFQGKRALPRTGTTDTVTWDRLLGMTRKPTRAELHPTTADPVAAPDPRCLTGRVLCVSKTSRTLSWMIDGRVVSAMDVRFGSQYTPTREGTFEVYWKSRHHVSTLYDSPMPYALFFSGGQAVHYSSDFAARGYGGASHGCVNVRDEGKIASLFGQVRNGDKVVIHW
- a CDS encoding RNA polymerase sigma factor; this translates as MRGDDAELTTAVLAAQDGNEDAFRTVYRAVHPRLLGYIRTLVGDPEAEDVASEAWLQIARDLDRFSGDADRFRGWAARIARNRALDHIRMRGRRPVVGGDETELAAKPGASDTAGEAMEALATGDTLALIAQLPQDQAEAVVLRVVVGLDAKSAAQTLGKRPGAVRTAAHRGLKRLAELLNAADAAAVDAALVGGGGGIGGEGGEAVSGTVAGPAGGRPELGAVPPQRRPRPGQVTSAGVTHSCARTQKDM